The following are from one region of the Nicotiana tabacum cultivar K326 chromosome 3, ASM71507v2, whole genome shotgun sequence genome:
- the LOC107763554 gene encoding protein S40-5-like produces the protein MAKGRKLTTSMSERYLGSYSYNHGNETVNETSELGEDDVWSTVDDMVNGDDHLLNGSRSDWSSRATAESNRSLRSRRQTGGLSLAFDDPGTTTQPRILHQFRGQDNMTVQSPRERHMASSAPVNVPDWSMICRVDSVESFHDSDDGVDDHELEMVPPHEYLARGYGRSRRSSTNSVFEGVGRTLKGRDMSRVRDAVWSQTGFNG, from the coding sequence ATGGCAAAAGGTCGAAAACTGACCACCAGTATGAGTGAAAGGTACTTAGGAAGCTATAGTTACAATCATGGAAATGAAACAGTCAACGAAACCTCGGAGTTGGGAGAAGATGATGTCTGGTCAACGGTTGATGACATGGTCAACGGCGATGATCATTTGCTGAATGGCTCAAGGAGCGACTGGAGTTCACGTGCCACCGCCGAGAGTAACAGAAGCTTGAGGAGCCGCCGCCAAACTGGAGGCTTGTCGTTGGCTTTTGACGATCCAGGTACAACGACACAGCCTCGGATCTTGCACCAGTTTCGTGGACAAGACAACATGACAGTGCAATCCCCACGTGAGCGCCACATGGCATCCTCAGCTCCAGTGAATGTCCCTGATTGGTCCATGATATGTCGGGTCGACTCGGTCGAGTCATTCCACGACTCGGACGATGGTGTCGATGATCATGAGTTGGAGATGGTTCCGCCACATGAATACTTGGCTCGTGGGTACGGTCGGTCCCGAAGATCATCTACTAACTCGGTATTTGAAGGCGTGGGCCGGACGCTGAAGGGTCGAGACATGAGCAGAGTCAGAGATGCAGTGTGGAGTCAGACCGGGTTCAATGGCTAA